In Labrus bergylta chromosome 5, fLabBer1.1, whole genome shotgun sequence, the genomic window CTTTGTAATAAAGCTTGAATAAGTTGATCTAGAAAAAGGAGTCTTAAACAGCAGTTGATACAACCTATCAATGGAGTTGAAAGTTCAATAATGATTTGATTGTATATATGGCaaggaaaacaagaaaagtCAAGATCTGGAAATCCTTGAAGCTCCCTTGACTGTGAAGATAGGccgttttatttaaaaacacttccgTTGGCCTAAGGCACAGGAATACTAAAAGTTTATATCAATCATACATAACACCTTTGAAACCCTATATGGTGATTTAAAGTTTAGAATTTTATAGTATACACTAAGGTGCATCTGAAATTTACACTTCTCATTGCATCTGAAATCTAGCACAAAAGAAAGTTTTCCACAAAAGGAAAGCACATTTTGACCTATCCAGACCTGTGCATTGTGCATAGCCCAGGAACTGTTACTAAAGGAATAATCAATGTGTTGTTTAActgaaaaaaatcactaaagAGAGTTCTTTCTAATTCATCATTTTAAGCATCTTAGTTTAACCCAAATAGTTTCAGTTTTCTCTGCCACTTCGACAAGGTTTGAGAGTTTTTTCAGTTTAACAAATCATTTAACAAAATaggaacaacaaaaaaaacagtataaaaGTTTACAGGGATTTACATGAGGTATTCAACCTCTTTGTTTAGGGAGGGATTTTTGATGATCAACACAAATTGTTTTCTTAGATAAATCTATAGAtcatatttttgtattaaaatcCTGTGTTCTTTAATGATAATGTGCCATTGGGTTTTTAGGGTTGGCCTTCAGAGtcaatttcatatttattgCAGAGCAGTCATGGGCCTGGTtgccctgtgttttttttaagatttcaatcaaacaatcatTTATTCAGGTTATATGTGTATACATGTGTCTTTCTTGTACAAATTTGTGTGCAGGCCCTCAAGCTACCTATAAAGTCCTGGATCCCTCTACATCTCACTCCTGGACAATAGTACATTCATCCTCTAACCTGCATGGATACTGCGGGGAAGAAAGGAATGGTTTACAGCATTGGCCCTCTGCTACAGCACAGATAAAACTCTCTGTATCCTTTATGTAATGGAAACACACAATGGAGAGGTCGGGGAACTAGAAGAGCTAGCTACTCATAAGTGACCATCAGTTGACTGAATCTGTGATATTGGTTTAAACCTAATTTTGATCAAACTTGGAAATGCAGACTTCAAGTTTCATAATTATTGAACAAGTAGTGATTGTTGTTGATTTCCCTCCATAGTTCAATGGCTAGTTAGTGCTACTCTATTGGAGCAAAACAGAGCCAAACAGAAATAACACCAAATTATCAAATCAGAAGTACAGAAGGAGCAATAAGTGACTATATTTAATTCTAGCAgcattttaagtgtgtgtttggtgtgtttcggtgtgtgtatgtggggggtggggggtgggggaggtaACAAGGGGGAGTAACAAAGAAAAGTATGAGTAAGTCACAGTCAGGCCTCTCAGAGTAGAGTGTCATCTGTGCATCCTCCCTCGAGGCCATAGCGGAACTCCTGCAGATTGGAAACCCCGTAGAAGTGGATGAACGCTGCTGCCACGACTAGCACGTGAAAAATCTGATGAGAATGGAACTAGAGGGAGAAAAAAGTTACCATCGTCAAATTTCATATATCAATCCATTCAAGAAAGTAATTTGCCTGTGAAGTAATGATAAATTCTTTCTCTATTGCTGTCTCTACCTTTCTGTTATTTCCTACATGGTAAAAAGCATCTGTTGTCTATAGTGAGCTATAACTTTAGACGTCAGTCTCTTATgaattatcattatcattttaTTACCCTCATCATTTTTATAAGTGTAACTATTCAAAACAAAGCCCATTCAACATGATTTTCTTCTTAGCAATGATAGCACTCAATGTTTTCCCTAATTCTGAATCATGTTTGGTTCATAAAGGATtgatattaatttattttttgaaccTAATCTGATTCTTCATAGATTTAGGCAGCTTGTAACATTTGTGAAATTCGGCctttttcattaagtttatgttttttattatacTTGGATAATACTATATATACCAGAGTAGAAGTATCTCAAACAACAGTAAGATACACATTTGTTGTCTAAGAGGCAATTATGAAGCATTTAATCAGGAAATATGCCCAAACATAGCAGGCCTATCCCATTGGCAGTTTTATCCCTTTGGTTGCCTATGTAGAATACTTTGAGCGGCTTCCGTGTTTaaaaagtgctctataaataaagcttCTCTGATTTGAAAACATAAATGATGTCCTAAAGAAACCACCTGACTTTCTTAAGTTCTTTTATGTCATGTAAATACATCAAGTACTTACCCAGATGTCACACTTGCCAGGAAAATACCGCTCAGGGATCCTGGCTGCATATAGACCAGCACCAGTGATATACATGGCCCCCATCAGGTAGAACCAACCCATTTGTCCGACTGTGGTGGCCTTCACAAAGCCTTCCTCAATGGTGAAGTGCATGGTAGGAACAATGCCGCTCAGACCAAGTCCCATGAAAACACCTAAGAAAAGCAGAGACCTCAGTTGcacatttcaagaaaaaaaatggttggaaaaaaaacaacagctttgtgATTACGCTACAGTTATAAACCAAAGCAAACAGTTGCATAAAGTAACACTGAAAAGATGGTATCAAAATGTACCTGCTCTTGTAGGTCTGTGACGAGGTGTAGAGAACCGGTCCCATTGAGCCACTATGATGGCAGCAATGCCGAGGACACATACAATGGTGAGGTAGATAAGTCGAGGCTGAGGGGAGCAGTAGAAGGAGTAGTACAGCCAGGGCACGAAGGAGCCCATGATCAGGAGGGCAATGCCCGAGTAGTCAAGCCTGAAGAGAGGGAGTGACAGAGAGACCACAGGGGGATGAAAAGCTGAAACAGGTATGCCTTCTCATGATTCTAAACACTTTCCATATTTAACACTCACTGTCAATGATGGGTTTTAATACAATGAAGATGCATTTGAGTAACACAACATATATTACAGGGGGACACAGTAGCATAAAGTTCACTCCCAGTAATTAACTCTGCAAAGGCCTGTCAGGCTCAACAGTAGAAGGCCAGGGGTCAGTTTCTAGCTCAAGGACATTTGACACAAAAGATTAAGGGGTCAAACCCCAAACCCTGTGGTTGAAGAAACACAGTGCCCTACTACCTGAAGCCACAAACAATttatatattaaaaatgtagaacttttaactttaactgACATTTTATTAATGAACAATCATGAAATGGAATACACTGAAAGAGTCAAATGttgagagagaaaggagagacgGCACCTCATATTGGAAAATGACATGCTGATTTTAGGTTCGTTTTGGCTGCACTATGGATCATTTTGTCCTTGGATAATCATTCTGGGCGTATCCCTCTTTAATTGCACTGAACTCTAGAGTGCAGTGTGAGCTGCATGTAGTTGAGAAACAGTGTTTGTCAGTAGGAGGGCTTACTTGGAGAAGGTGCGAGACACTTTCTCAGAGTGGCAGTAGACGGTATGAAAAAGCCAGGAGAAGCTGAGGCAGAGTACAGCTCCCAGGAAGAACATCCCGAACACCACTTTCTCTTGCAGAGGAGCCATAAAGTACATGTTGGGCCGCAGCATGGTTAACGTGCCCAGGCAGATGAATAGAATCagccctgggggggggggggggggggagagaccaGTTTCACTATCcaacaaacaagagaaaaataCGCGACTGAAACTGAAGTCtaagaaatgtttgaaatgatgtGTAAGGGTATCATCCTTACCTAACAGGTGAGTCCAGATGTTTCCTGTCTCAGTGTGAATTCTAAAGATGCTTCCAAAACAGGCCCTGAATGAGGGCATAGGAGGGCGATGTCCATGCAGGAGGTAATCGTTATCCTTCAGCCACTCTGGCAGGACATGAAAAGGAATGACCCTCCAGCGGCCCTCCCAAACCTGAATCACAAGAATAGCTTGAATTACAAGATGCATACAGTCATATGAAGTACAGTAGCTGTCTCTCAAACATGTAACCTATGCAGCTGATGAAAATACTTACATTTGCAACAGAGAACTACTCTACATGCAGTTTGAAAGTAGAAGGGTTAAACACTGGTAATACCAAATCTGCCAGTCAGACTTTTTAAAGAACCTTTACAGTAATTCTGTGAATGTCACAGCAGCGAAGAAGGAACTACTAATTTGATTTTGTAATAAATCGGAAGGGGGCACATGTGAcatcagaaatgtttgtgtctgcatttatttattgtttacatTGTCCTTATGGTAGATCTCAATAACCACATAaagtatacagtaaataaagTCTTTAAGCCGGATTTTCTGCTCAAGGTTCTTCTCTGTATCTATGTGTTCTGATGCTACTTCACTGACAACTGGTTCCTCTGTTAGCTGATATTTGTCTCACATTGTGCTTTGCTTATTTAATACAGCATACATTCATCAGTTGCCTGcctgaaaaatgaaacatgaataaatcaGTCAAACTACTCATCAATACTAAGTTGAccccttgttgttgttgttcacacaaAACTGCAGCTGTACGTCATTTAACCAGAGCTCTACTGGAGCAGGTAACACCTTTGAGATGAGCAGAGTGTTGAGTTTCAGCTCAGTTAACCTGCTGATGCAACATTTATGCATGTGCTGTGTAAAGGCCTTTTATTTTCCACGACACGCCCCAACAGAATGTTTCCCAACTGATTTTCAACAATCAAGATCTACTTTGAGGGACTGAGGATGACTGAGTTTGTCGTTGAGAGAACCAGACATTACTACTATGTGTTATTGCCATGGAAACGTGCTCATCCTTGCACACTGGATCTGAAAGCAGCAAAGAGAAGTCAGATTGGATATTGTGCACTGACCTTCTCACACTTAACTCAAACAAGttaaatttgatttgattttgatttaattaaattcAGGATATGAGACAATGTAGGGGCCCACTTAATAAACCACTAAAGGCTAAATCTACTAAACAAAATACTATTTGGTTCAGTtcatttgactcttttttttctccgctGTTTGCCAATAATTACCTGGTGTGTGAGGTTGCATTTGTATAGAAACTATGACACAGATATGCCTGGGAAATCTCAAATAAAGATCTTAacgtaaaaaaaagtaatctgaaTCAATGTTAGTGATTTAATGGTCATTGGATGAATCCATATATATGGATAATTACATCCCCTATTGTTACAAATGCaagttttgtgtcttttaattaaGTTAGGATGAGAGATTTACTTTGTGTACAAACTCCTCCATCTTCTCCATGGCATGGTGAGCTTGAAGTGGTAAAGTCAGCACCTCTCccacctcctcatcctcctcttcctcatcagcAAGCACTGCCGCTCCCTTGAAAGagatcacaagaaaaaaaaaactgaagcttctgaGCCATAAGAGCTATGTACGTACATTTTCTGAAACAGCTGTACCTCTGAATGCAAGCCTTTAGACGCTGCCTGtcgcccccctccctccttcagcAGCGGCCCCAGCTCCATCAGCTCAGCATCTGGGACACGGCAGTCCTCAGAGATCCGGCAGTCTGCATCACTTGCAGACCCGTTTCTGCCTGACATAGGGAGTATGCCTGATGACCCACTCACAGTCCTTGTATTCGGCTCTGGGTGGTACACTTCAATTTCCTCCTGAGCAACAAATatcacaaacaactttaatggTTAACCTCAGATAATGTACACCAGATTGCAGTTAATCTCAATAAACATTACGCTGCTGAGAACAAATTGAAATGAAGACGCAATTATACACATAGAGCGTAACAAAGACATcaaccaaacaaagataaataaTCATAAAAATGACCATGATAATATTGGGATTATATGAAAAGATAATACAAATACAGTACAACTCACACTTAGTGCGAATGACAAGCTATGCTtgaaacattttagtttttcatggaaaatcataaaaatcatgaaaatgtgtcatttgtTGAGCTCACTACCAAACAAGCGTGTCTTCTTACATCTGGACCACAGTCCTCCAGTGCAATGCTGTTTTGTCATACATTTGAACTTTATCAAACAATTACAGcttctttaatttgatttttacaatttggctttttgctgttttgatattattttaattaatagTATATCCTTAGATAGTTTACAGACGATATgaaagaaatacaataaaacatatCTCGATAATGAAACGTCAGCTGATTCTTAAGTACAAAAATTTGGAATTTAGACAAATGATACACACAATATTTATTTAAGTCCGGACAATTCATGTTAATGCATCAATGATAACCAATGCAGCAGTGCATCGTGACAGGGATGTTTTGTGGCATATTGTGTTAGTCGCGGTGAAGATACGGTACAATCATTACATTGCACATAAAATGTAAAGGATATTAACATGCAATTGAACAATGATAAGGTTTCATATCGCACAGGAGGGGAGTATATAGTTGCACTATTATTTCAGATTACTAACACTCAAATCTAAATcgcctttgttttgttgtgtctcgtATGAAATCTGTTACATCGATTCACAACAAGAGAACAAAGAAGCGGCTGAACTTGTTGAGATTTATGTCACCAGCCATTATTATTAGACGACAATCATCCCGGGTCAATATAATAAAGACATAGTAGAGAAAGATTCGTTACATGGATGactgacaacacaaacaaaacgtTTAACCAAGTTATTGTTCAGCAAAGCCAAAGCAGACGGATGTTGACTAGAACAGCGCCAGAGGGAACATGGAgtacaacatgtaaacaaccgCAAGATACCGATGATATAACGTGGATTCATCGTGTCTGTGCGGCTTATTACCATTAAGAGTCCAAAGATGAATTAAAATGCAACtagaaaatgtatgttttagTTAGCTGGTCACGGATCGCTCGCACATCTGCTTGCTAGCTTTAATGTTACCTTTAAGCTAGCTGAGCTATCGCTAACAAGAACCAGTAGAGCAGGAGACTGGTTTGTGAATTAATCCACCAAAAGCAAGACAAAGCTCTTTTCCACGACATATAACATTATGTAGCTAACTTACTGAGCTGACGTTTACTTAAACAGTcttatcaaacagaaataagTTACCTTACAAGGAAGACTTGAAACCAGGAAGGTGAATTATTTATCGTTATGCGAAAACCAACACAATCCCGTCCGGAAGTTGAGATCTCTGCCAGACTGTAAACCTGATCCACAccctctttcaaaataaagtaaaaaaataaatatacttttgattaatttatttatatttggaaAATACGCAAAAACAAACACGAGGAAGAGTTGTATAAATTATATTGCCGTACTGCGTTTTGGTGAAGATTCTAAAATTCAcagatttcattaaaaaaatatataattaacaACTCCTGTTTCCAGGGTATTGATTATTAAATAATCCAAGTTTTAATTTGAGATACATTGATGAACTGTGACTGAGCGAGTGGATAAAAGTCTTCATTCTCACAGCTAATAATTATTGATTAATgctttgataaaataaaaaacatccacaTCAAACACTTTCTTAGGACTTTAACCGGGTCAGCTAAAAAGCGTATTTGTTATATAACAAGCTGTTATGTTAACATCAACATCAAGCACTTTCTAAAGTTCATAATCCACTTCATGAGATAGTTACCTGTCAGGTGTGTTCACAGAAACACTAGGtagatttaaatgtaaacagagTGCTTAAACAGGCCTTTTTCACAGCAGGTATATTTTCATTGAagataaagcacattttatttataagattAAAGACAGATCAATAATTTAAGTGTACCAGAACCCTGAAGTGCTTGATGACATTTAGCTATCATTAATTTAATTATATACCCTTCTTGATTTTTCACAGATCATGTCAGAATAtccgattaaaaaaaaaccttcattgTAAGTAAAGGAAACTCAGCACGATGCAAAAAttactctttattttcttccacaaagaaaaatgtattcacagatttttttcagtAACAGAACACATAATCAGGtccacctaaactacaatataaatatttttaaaaagacagtaaAAAAGAGGCACGCAAGGATACATGATTGTTCGACTAGGCAGTCTTTCACAATGCTGGTTTAAATAAACTCAGGGTCATGACGACTTGTAGTGGTTCTAATAAAAAGGTTCATGTTTGGTGATCCGCTGTATCAAACACCTGTGCACACAGACAGTGTTAAAGATTGTGTTAAAGCTCAATACATTTTCATCTCAATTTAACACCTTAATAGCTGCCAAGCATCAAGactctgcttttgttttaatttgctACACTTTACATCCGGTGATTAGTTCATATCTAGTTTCAACTAGTTGATTACGTTGATTATTAATTCAAGTTAATCGGCACAGCCATACACATGTATGGAAACGAGACAAGTTTGACAAATCTTAAATTTAAGCAGCTCAATTTCATAATAGTGGTAACAAAAATCAacataataaacaaaaatgtaggttttaaaaaaaagaggacacattgcatgtttacatcatatTACAATGATTTTCTATTCTCCAAACAGCTTGgtgagaaaagagaagaagactaTGATCATCcctaaacaaaatacaaaaagttaaaGCCCATCCTCAAACAAATAGTTTGGCAGTGATTTTCTGGCTACATAAAAGAGTGTCTAATGTAGAACATGTTGTCAAGTTAGGTACCGAAAGCAGTTTACCAAACAGCCTTAGATGTTAGCTTTTGgaaatgataataatgatatcCTTATACGTCTAGAATTTCATAAACAATAACCTAAAAGTTAattcaaagaataaaacatatttaataaacatTCACATTTCTTTCCATCTTCCTACATTGTGCACATCTGCCTCGAGAGCTGCAGCTGTCTCCAACCACTGCTCATGTTAATATTTGTTTAACAGGTCTACATATCAAAATGAACATGTTATTAATGACGAAGACTCTCTGTATTAATGACTTTTTCAACCAGTGCAGAGCTGACAACTGATATATCGTGTCAGACTTAGACATCTTGTTCTCAAAAAACAGTCATAACTCAAACAGTGCTAAGTTATAGCAAGTATTTTATCTCTTCAAATTCACTTAATTCATTAAACAAGTTTTACCTGTGACACCTAATTTGCCACTCTTagtacaaaacaaactaaacagcAGTTGTACCCCAAAATCCAATACAACCACTCTGCACTCAACTTTACTGTGACAGAGTCAGAGGTGTTAGATAGAGCTTTACAGTAACCCCAGAGGCTGCAGTTTGTGTACTGGTTTTTCCTAGACTGCACTATATTGTTagaatgtcttctttttttaaggatgGCATGTTGAAAAAAGTCCATGTGGCGTTGGTTCACAGTTGACTCATGTAGTGAGAGCTGTCATCTACAACCCAGTGTGCTTGAGAGTCATCTGCAGATCTCTGGAGAGGTCGTCTCGGGATAAgcttaaagttaaaaacagaaaaagcaacTGTCATTTTAGAATCATGATAAGAGGTGAAGGTGTGTGatgacacacatgcactttATTCGGTTGGATGTAAATGACTCTGCTACTTATTCTCTTAATTACAGGAAGACTTAGTATATGTCTCTTTTTATACATATATCTTTGTCCTATTCTGCTGCAAGACAAACACGTCAGGACTCCAATGCTAAAATCTACCAGACCTTTTCTTGATGTAAGTATCAATCTGTCTTCATTTGTATGtgaccaattcataacaaatgttatctcaagacactatACAAGAAGAGCGGGTTAAATACCTTACCCTGTTATATTATTAACGAAGTAAATAACAACTTACATACAAAAGTCTTTGAATTCATATTTATCTTTAGCAGTTTGCTCGGATTGtatataaaaaagacaaaagcagtCCTGCTGCGTACATTTAACTTACTCAATGCATTGACAAATTATGAAGTGAGATGGGTCTGAATAGATTCAagcaacaatttttttttctctgcttacctgctcatggtacctctGATTTATGTAGCCGGCTGACTCCCGAGTAGCCATGGTTTTTACTCTGACTGCTCCCTGTCTGTCAAGAGAACGGGACCTGGGGTCTTTCAGCCGACTGCGGCGGTGCCAGGACTTGAGCTGCTCGTTGACTACTTGTTGTGGGAGACCGGCAGAACGGTACTGTGGATGGTCCCATTGTGTCGGGGAGGGGGACAGTCTTATATCGGTAGGCCTCTGTGCTCTCTGTTGGGCTAAGGCAGCGTCTTTATACCGATACTCGTATCtgttgggaggagagggagcTGGCTTGGTGTAATAACTCTGTGCCAAGTCCAGATCAGGAGGGTAGACCATTTCTTCATTGTAATAGGCTTTCGGAAAACTGGGACTGGATTGGTGCCTGGGATTATTGTAAAAGACAGCGCGTTGGTAGACTTGGGGTCCATAGCTGCTAACTGGGCTAGAGTGCATGACTGCAGGCTGATATTGACGGGGTGAATTGCAGGGAAAGTCCTGACACGGTGAGCTGGTGTAAGACGTAAATGAGTGTTCAGAATTGCTGTCCTCAGAGCTGGCAAGGTTCCCATAGTTCACTGCAGGGGGCATAGTCTCTGGTAAAGTTATCGTGTATTCTGTAAGTCGCCGCCTTGGACCTCTGATGCGACCACGGTCTTTTTCTAGAGGAGATTGAGGGTTGGATAACCTGTGCAAATCACAAGACATTCTGTCACATACCAAACACATTAGTATGGCTACATAGCAGACTAtcttcattttgaaatatatatctctcttcttttaaaaaccCAATATGTGCAGGTAAATGATATCACTGGGAATTGCACATACAGTAgtaagagtgtttttttttaggtgtggCTACCTGAGGGAGAGCTGTCTGTGCACACGCATCTCCGGTGTTGAGGGTGTGCTGTTGGACTGGGTGCGGTTCAGCTTTAGATGGGAGAGTTGCATGGGCAGAGATGATTGTGCTAAGCAGGCCTCCAAGGGTGGCAGCAACTCAGTTTTGGTTGGAgtactgaaaacaaacatacatattaCATTTAGTTTACAGTTTGTGCTTGCCTAGTTAGAATAACTGACATACTTAGTGCAAGGGATTTATGTAAACTCAACCTCAtctgacaaaaagaaacaaattattaCAGTTTTTATTGCAGCTACTGACTACTGAGCAATAAATATACCTGTGTCTAACCTTTAAGTCATAATATGACTTTGAGCATGATTAACAGCTCTGTGCTGGCTCTTTAACTGTGGGAACACAGTTGTAAATCCAGATGGCACTGTTGCACATTCATGAACATCTCTGAAATCAACTTAACTATAACACGGGGCAGAAACAGGATTTTAACTGGAAATGACTTTTCTCTAAGCTGATCTTCTTCTGATCTTTTTTCCCCAACATAACTTCAAAGCAAATGTGTTTTCATCCTGCTCCATGATCACAcaactatgaaaaaaaagcagctaaTGTACAAAAAAACCCATGTTTCTACAACATCTTGACAGGTAAAATAATCTTTGAAGGAGTGCACACAGATATGATTCcgtttagatttgtttttcagCATTCACAAAGTGACTCAAACTTAACGATCttacacttaaaaacaaaactgaaaactgGCTGAGCAGGAAAGGAGTCATGATAAATGCTCTGATACCTTGTCCTGCTGGATGAGCGTGATTTCTTGCTCTTCTGGTATGGTTGGTCAAGACTCGACTCCGTCCACGGACTATGCTGGATGGGAGGAAGGTCATACGCAGGGCTTGAGTTCAAACTTTGCATAGACTCAACGTTCGGATGGGGAGACTGGTTCGGGGTCAGCGGCACTGACTGCGGAGGTGTAGATGGAGGTATGTAGGAGCTGTCT contains:
- the adipor1a gene encoding adiponectin receptor protein 1a translates to MSGRNGSASDADCRISEDCRVPDAELMELGPLLKEGGGRQAASKGLHSEGAAVLADEEEEDEEVGEVLTLPLQAHHAMEKMEEFVHKVWEGRWRVIPFHVLPEWLKDNDYLLHGHRPPMPSFRACFGSIFRIHTETGNIWTHLLGLILFICLGTLTMLRPNMYFMAPLQEKVVFGMFFLGAVLCLSFSWLFHTVYCHSEKVSRTFSKLDYSGIALLIMGSFVPWLYYSFYCSPQPRLIYLTIVCVLGIAAIIVAQWDRFSTPRHRPTRAGVFMGLGLSGIVPTMHFTIEEGFVKATTVGQMGWFYLMGAMYITGAGLYAARIPERYFPGKCDIWFHSHQIFHVLVVAAAFIHFYGVSNLQEFRYGLEGGCTDDTLL
- the inavab gene encoding innate immunity activator b isoform X2, which codes for MGGLSLLEGSDSPTTHTKDVTTHTRAMKLKHRDLQDSLEICILELKKLCIREAELTGRLSDDYPLLPGEKPPQIRRRIGAAFKLDEQSIPQGAEESELSLVDAELALQMKIYEAARKICDQHHISKAVRKSRLQQCKREEKKLKRLQEMAFQLRMEHGRSSPLPAFNIAQHDLGTSDDSSLSDSVVQDEEVTSQSSQQSTGPGDMEPPQPLPVSSHSFVDSSYIPPSTPPQSVPLTPNQSPHPNVESMQSLNSSPAYDLPPIQHSPWTESSLDQPYQKSKKSRSSSRTSTPTKTELLPPLEACLAQSSLPMQLSHLKLNRTQSNSTPSTPEMRVHRQLSLRLSNPQSPLEKDRGRIRGPRRRLTEYTITLPETMPPAVNYGNLASSEDSNSEHSFTSYTSSPCQDFPCNSPRQYQPAVMHSSPVSSYGPQVYQRAVFYNNPRHQSSPSFPKAYYNEEMVYPPDLDLAQSYYTKPAPSPPNRYEYRYKDAALAQQRAQRPTDIRLSPSPTQWDHPQYRSAGLPQQVVNEQLKSWHRRSRLKDPRSRSLDRQGAVRVKTMATRESAGYINQRYHEQLIPRRPLQRSADDSQAHWVVDDSSHYMSQL
- the inavab gene encoding innate immunity activator b isoform X1 — its product is MEFNGEISDTDSGIILHSGSDSPTTHTKDVTTHTRAMKLKHRDLQDSLEICILELKKLCIREAELTGRLSDDYPLLPGEKPPQIRRRIGAAFKLDEQSIPQGAEESELSLVDAELALQMKIYEAARKICDQHHISKAVRKSRLQQCKREEKKLKRLQEMAFQLRMEHGRSSPLPAFNIAQHDLGTSDDSSLSDSVVQDEEVTSQSSQQSTGPGDMEPPQPLPVSSHSFVDSSYIPPSTPPQSVPLTPNQSPHPNVESMQSLNSSPAYDLPPIQHSPWTESSLDQPYQKSKKSRSSSRTSTPTKTELLPPLEACLAQSSLPMQLSHLKLNRTQSNSTPSTPEMRVHRQLSLRLSNPQSPLEKDRGRIRGPRRRLTEYTITLPETMPPAVNYGNLASSEDSNSEHSFTSYTSSPCQDFPCNSPRQYQPAVMHSSPVSSYGPQVYQRAVFYNNPRHQSSPSFPKAYYNEEMVYPPDLDLAQSYYTKPAPSPPNRYEYRYKDAALAQQRAQRPTDIRLSPSPTQWDHPQYRSAGLPQQVVNEQLKSWHRRSRLKDPRSRSLDRQGAVRVKTMATRESAGYINQRYHEQLIPRRPLQRSADDSQAHWVVDDSSHYMSQL